The Pyxidicoccus sp. MSG2 DNA segment TGATGAAGATGCGCTGGTCGGCCATGGCGTTCAGCTCCGGGAGTGGCCGCGCTTCGCCAGCTCGATGCGGGCGATGAGGCCCTTGTGGACCTCGTCCGGGCCGTCCGCGAGCCGCAGGGTGCGCGCCTGCGCGAAGAAGCCGGACAGCAGGGTGTCCTGGGACACGCCCGCGCCGCCGTGAATCTGGATGGCGTCGTCCACCACCTTCTGGAGCACGTTGGGCGCGGCCACCTTGATGGCGGAAATCTCCGTCATCGCCCCGAGTGCGCCGACCTGGTCCATCTTCCACGCGGCGTAGAGCGTCAGCAGCCGAGCCTGGTCGATGGCGACGCGGGCCTCGGCGACGCGCTCGCGGTTGCCGCCCAGGTTGAGCAGCTGCTTGCCGAAGGCAGTGCGCTTCATGCCCCGGTCAATCATCAACTCCAGCGCCTTCTCCGCCGCGCCGAGGCAGCGCATGCAGTGGTGGATGCGTCCGGGCCCGAGCCGTCCCTGGGCAATCTCGAAGCCCATGCCGGGGCCGGAGATGATGTCGGAGGCGGGCACGCGCACGTTGTCGAAGTGGACTTCGCCGTGGCCGTGCGGGGCGTCGAAGTCGCCGAACACGGGCAGCATGCGCTTGATGTTGACGCCCCTGGCGTCCATGGGCACCAGCACCATGGAGTGCTGGTGGTGGCGGTCGCCTCCGGTGTCGGGCGTGCGGGCCATGAAGATGATGACCTTCGCGTTCGGGTGGCCCAGGCCGGAAGACCACCACTTGCCGCCGTTGAGGACGACGTCATTGCCGTCCACGACGGCGGTGGCCTGCATGTTGGTGGCGTCCGACGAGGCCACCTCGGGCTCCGTCATGCAGAACACCGAGCGGATTTCGCCCGCCAGCAGAGGGGTGAGCCAGCGCGCCTGCTGTTCCTCGGAGCCGTACTTCCAGAGCACCTCCATGTTGCCGGTGTCGGGGGCGCTGCAGTTGAAGACCTCGGGGGCGATGAAGCTGCGGCCCATCTCCTCGGCCAGCGGCGCGTACTCGAGGACGGTGAGGCCCGCGCCGAGCTTCGTGTCGGGAAGGAAGAGGTTCCACAACCCCTCCGCCTTCGCCCGGGCCTTCAGTTCCTCCATCACCGCCGGCACCTTCCACGTCTTCCAGTCGCCGCCGTGGCAGGTGGCGTTCACCTCCTCGCGGTAGCGGGACTC contains these protein-coding regions:
- a CDS encoding acyl-CoA dehydrogenase family protein, with product MDFEPSARTKDYLERIKRFMREHVDPVESRYREEVNATCHGGDWKTWKVPAVMEELKARAKAEGLWNLFLPDTKLGAGLTVLEYAPLAEEMGRSFIAPEVFNCSAPDTGNMEVLWKYGSEEQQARWLTPLLAGEIRSVFCMTEPEVASSDATNMQATAVVDGNDVVLNGGKWWSSGLGHPNAKVIIFMARTPDTGGDRHHQHSMVLVPMDARGVNIKRMLPVFGDFDAPHGHGEVHFDNVRVPASDIISGPGMGFEIAQGRLGPGRIHHCMRCLGAAEKALELMIDRGMKRTAFGKQLLNLGGNRERVAEARVAIDQARLLTLYAAWKMDQVGALGAMTEISAIKVAAPNVLQKVVDDAIQIHGGAGVSQDTLLSGFFAQARTLRLADGPDEVHKGLIARIELAKRGHSRS